Proteins from a genomic interval of Candidatus Caldatribacterium sp.:
- a CDS encoding Rrf2 family transcriptional regulator: MSPFPQFSEAVSLALHSMVLLAQSASPLTVREMAEQTGASFHHLAKVFQRLRKANLVVSSRGPKGGFALARCPERITLLEVYEAIEGSVPEKICLLGAASCPFTQCIFGGLLGEFALRFRDYLASHTLSDVCRKEADCGVLLS; the protein is encoded by the coding sequence ATGTCACCCTTTCCTCAGTTCAGCGAAGCGGTGTCCCTTGCCCTGCACAGCATGGTGCTTTTGGCGCAGAGTGCTTCTCCCCTTACCGTGCGGGAGATGGCAGAGCAGACTGGTGCTTCTTTCCATCACCTCGCCAAGGTCTTCCAGCGCCTGCGTAAGGCGAACCTCGTCGTTTCTTCCCGGGGGCCGAAGGGTGGATTTGCCCTTGCCCGCTGCCCGGAGCGTATCACCCTGCTTGAGGTCTACGAGGCCATAGAGGGGTCGGTGCCGGAGAAGATATGCCTTTTGGGGGCGGCCTCTTGTCCTTTCACCCAGTGCATCTTTGGAGGACTCCTCGGGGAATTCGCTCTCCGTTTCCGAGACTACCTTGCTTCCCATACCCTTTCTGATGTCTGCCGAAAGGAGGCCGACTGTGGAGTACTGCTCTCTTGA